Proteins encoded together in one Vicinamibacteria bacterium window:
- a CDS encoding phytanoyl-CoA dioxygenase family protein, which produces MESNIAEIIERDGFAAIPDGISPDTVSELRSAVSSVEEGPGVVRRGEIYAFRNLFQNAPRAKTVLRAPALGDLVEAVLGVDAFCVRGLFLDKSPRANWAVRWHQDATITVKERGDAVGFGPWSMKAGVQHVMAPPGVLSAMLSVRIHLDDCGEEDGAMKVIPTSHQYGRLPEDSIGQFTRVEATVCEATKGSLFVMRPLLLHCSHPARRPGPRRVIQLDFSARKLPLPLEWNESYSLS; this is translated from the coding sequence TTGGAATCGAACATCGCGGAAATCATCGAGCGAGACGGTTTTGCCGCCATTCCCGACGGGATTTCTCCCGACACGGTGTCCGAATTACGCTCGGCCGTTTCCTCGGTCGAGGAAGGTCCCGGGGTCGTCAGGCGTGGCGAGATCTATGCGTTCCGGAATCTGTTCCAGAACGCTCCTCGGGCGAAGACCGTACTCCGTGCGCCTGCGCTAGGGGATCTCGTCGAAGCCGTTCTGGGCGTCGACGCCTTCTGCGTGCGCGGGCTCTTCCTCGACAAGAGCCCCCGCGCGAACTGGGCGGTTCGCTGGCATCAGGACGCGACCATCACGGTAAAGGAGCGCGGAGACGCCGTGGGTTTCGGCCCGTGGTCGATGAAGGCCGGTGTACAGCACGTGATGGCGCCGCCGGGTGTCCTCTCCGCGATGCTGTCGGTGCGGATACACCTCGACGACTGCGGTGAAGAAGACGGAGCGATGAAGGTGATACCGACGTCGCATCAATATGGGCGCCTTCCCGAAGACAGTATCGGTCAGTTCACCCGCGTCGAAGCCACCGTTTGCGAGGCAACGAAGGGTAGCCTCTTTGTGATGAGGCCCCTCTTGCTCCATTGTTCTCATCCTGCCCGCCGCCCCGGTCCCCGCCGGGTAATCCAGCTCGACTTTTCCGCCCGTAAGCTCCCGCTGCCACTGGAGTGGAACGAGAGCTATTCCCTTTCGTAA
- a CDS encoding ABC transporter permease, with protein sequence MPPMLARRLIEHLTPRRLREDLLSALDDGFERRARTLGADAARAWYWRQLLSLDWVRLRRECPRDEHLKEAWMHSFWQDARFAFRSFARSPSFAIVVVVTLSLGIGANVALMSVARAVLLKPLPYENEEGVVSIWSQWTGFPKTWVSIPEYRMYRETIRSLDEVGLYFSTSANLEDRDDPERIGLAAVTPNIFDVLGVSPSAGRVFSAEEAKLEVSDVILLSHRIWERRYGGDVSLLGSRVEMDGVPRTVIGVLPERFQLPTDFNAEAPTDVYVPLDVPAGFESLPRLGGSHSYYAVGRLANGASVEEARAEFLAANERDTADGIYTPDWRFRTLVIPVSEDVVGDVRPALLVLLGAVGFVLLIACTNVASVVLSRSHERSREVALRSSLGASFGRVFRQLITESVLLAGMGGLTGLVLAYWAIDGLVGLEPGSIPRLTEARVDGGVLLFALGATLATALLFGVMPAIATARSSLRSAVGDPVRAVGSGVFGQRLRGALVALQMALAVVLVAGAGLMIRTFATLVRVDPGFRTENVLTFRLSAPMGSYPDSPSILSLFERVREGLRALPGVEEVGAVRVLPLATSIGDWGTRIEGYEPRPGENPSADWQVASPGYLEAMGIPLIEGRVFTDEDRPDTEPVILVNESMATKYWPGQSAIGKRIMIGGAEDPPWSRIVGVVGNVRHNGITAEIKSKWYRPLSQFHQSSGFTPSAVTFVMRTNGSAELLARSAREVVREVDPKLPVSDVRTLQDVFSRSMGSSRFTMALLVLLSGLALALAVVGVYGVASYLVGQRSREIGLRMALGASPSKMLGLVIRQGLFLAALGTSVGVVAAYSLTQSMDSLLYGVEPRDPITFALVPLVLLAAALAGSVVPAVRASRVDPVRALRAEAL encoded by the coding sequence ATGCCGCCGATGCTCGCGCGCCGGCTCATTGAGCACCTCACACCCCGCAGGTTGAGAGAGGACCTCCTCTCCGCCCTGGATGACGGCTTCGAGAGGCGCGCGCGCACCCTGGGGGCAGACGCGGCCCGCGCCTGGTATTGGCGACAACTGCTGTCGCTCGATTGGGTTCGCCTGCGTCGCGAGTGCCCCCGAGATGAGCACCTGAAGGAGGCCTGGATGCACTCGTTCTGGCAGGACGCGCGTTTTGCCTTTCGATCGTTTGCGCGGAGCCCCAGTTTCGCCATCGTCGTCGTGGTGACGCTTTCGCTCGGCATCGGCGCCAATGTCGCTCTCATGAGCGTCGCGCGGGCCGTGCTGCTGAAGCCGCTGCCCTACGAGAACGAGGAGGGGGTCGTCAGCATCTGGAGCCAGTGGACCGGGTTTCCCAAGACATGGGTCTCGATTCCCGAGTACCGGATGTATCGGGAGACCATCCGGAGTCTGGACGAAGTGGGTTTGTACTTCTCGACGAGCGCGAATCTCGAGGACCGTGACGACCCCGAGCGCATTGGTCTCGCTGCGGTGACTCCAAATATCTTCGACGTACTCGGCGTTTCTCCGTCGGCAGGCCGCGTCTTCTCTGCCGAGGAAGCCAAGCTGGAAGTGAGCGACGTCATCCTCCTGTCACATCGCATCTGGGAACGTCGCTATGGAGGAGACGTTTCCCTCCTCGGCTCTCGTGTCGAGATGGATGGAGTGCCCCGTACCGTCATCGGTGTCCTACCCGAGCGATTTCAGCTGCCCACCGACTTCAACGCCGAGGCGCCGACCGACGTCTACGTTCCGCTCGACGTGCCGGCGGGATTCGAGTCCTTGCCGAGGCTCGGAGGAAGCCATTCGTACTACGCGGTGGGTCGTCTCGCGAACGGCGCCTCAGTCGAAGAGGCCAGGGCGGAGTTTCTGGCTGCGAACGAACGTGACACCGCAGATGGGATCTATACCCCGGACTGGCGTTTTCGCACCCTGGTGATTCCCGTGTCCGAGGACGTCGTGGGTGACGTGCGACCCGCGCTCCTGGTCCTTCTCGGTGCCGTGGGGTTCGTGCTCCTCATCGCCTGCACGAACGTCGCCAGCGTCGTCCTCTCCCGGAGCCACGAGCGCTCGCGAGAGGTCGCGCTTCGAAGCTCGCTCGGGGCCAGCTTCGGCCGGGTGTTTCGGCAGTTGATCACCGAGAGCGTTCTGCTGGCGGGGATGGGGGGACTCACCGGCCTGGTCTTGGCGTATTGGGCGATCGATGGGCTGGTCGGACTGGAGCCAGGGAGTATTCCCCGGCTCACCGAAGCCCGCGTCGACGGAGGCGTTCTGCTGTTCGCTCTCGGTGCGACGCTTGCCACCGCGCTCTTGTTCGGCGTGATGCCGGCAATCGCCACCGCTCGTTCCAGCCTGCGATCGGCGGTTGGTGACCCGGTTCGCGCCGTCGGCTCGGGCGTCTTCGGGCAGCGCCTGAGAGGTGCCCTCGTCGCCTTGCAGATGGCCCTGGCCGTCGTTCTGGTCGCCGGGGCGGGGCTCATGATCCGAACGTTCGCTACACTCGTCCGCGTCGATCCCGGTTTCCGGACGGAGAACGTCCTGACCTTCCGTTTGTCGGCCCCGATGGGCAGCTATCCGGACTCGCCCTCTATCCTGTCGCTCTTCGAGCGTGTGCGCGAAGGCCTTCGAGCGCTGCCGGGTGTCGAGGAAGTGGGCGCGGTGAGAGTGTTGCCCCTCGCGACCTCCATCGGTGACTGGGGAACCCGTATCGAGGGCTACGAGCCACGACCTGGAGAGAATCCTTCGGCCGACTGGCAGGTGGCGTCGCCGGGCTATCTCGAGGCGATGGGTATTCCGTTGATCGAAGGACGCGTTTTCACGGATGAAGATCGACCCGACACCGAGCCGGTAATCCTCGTGAACGAATCCATGGCGACGAAGTACTGGCCCGGGCAGAGCGCGATTGGCAAGCGCATCATGATCGGCGGGGCGGAGGACCCTCCCTGGTCCCGAATCGTAGGGGTGGTCGGTAACGTGCGCCACAACGGGATCACGGCGGAGATCAAATCGAAGTGGTATCGGCCGCTGAGCCAGTTTCACCAATCGTCCGGATTCACCCCCAGCGCAGTGACCTTCGTCATGCGCACGAATGGGTCGGCCGAGTTGCTGGCGCGGTCCGCTCGCGAGGTCGTGCGCGAAGTCGATCCGAAGCTCCCTGTCTCCGACGTGAGGACTCTTCAGGACGTGTTTTCCCGGTCCATGGGGTCGTCGAGGTTCACCATGGCTCTTCTCGTCCTGTTGTCGGGGCTGGCTCTGGCGCTCGCGGTCGTCGGGGTCTACGGCGTGGCCTCCTACTTGGTTGGACAGAGGAGCCGGGAGATCGGCCTTCGGATGGCGCTGGGTGCCTCCCCGTCGAAGATGCTCGGGTTAGTGATCCGACAAGGTCTCTTTCTAGCCGCTTTGGGGACTTCCGTCGGCGTGGTCGCGGCTTATTCACTGACGCAGTCGATGGATTCGTTACTGTACGGCGTGGAACCCCGAGACCCGATAACATTCGCTCTCGTACCGCTCGTTCTCCTCGCGGCAGCACTGGCAGGCTCGGTGGTTCCGGCGGTGCGTGCCTCCCGAGTCGATCCGGTTCGGGCCCTTCGCGCTGAAGCGTTGTAG
- a CDS encoding PadR family transcriptional regulator, whose amino-acid sequence MPRDSLGELEQLLMLAVARLGADAYGAEIQRELEELASRPLTISTIYVTLVRLEKKGYVRSARGEPTPIRGGKAKRCFRLTPRGVRVLEESRIVLERMWSGVDVSAHPERH is encoded by the coding sequence ATGCCGCGGGATTCGCTGGGTGAGCTCGAACAGCTGCTGATGCTGGCCGTTGCCAGGCTCGGGGCCGATGCCTACGGAGCCGAGATTCAGAGAGAGCTCGAGGAGCTGGCGTCGAGACCGCTGACGATCAGTACCATTTACGTCACGCTGGTTCGGTTGGAGAAGAAGGGATACGTACGATCGGCGCGCGGCGAGCCCACGCCGATCCGGGGCGGCAAAGCCAAGCGGTGCTTCCGACTGACGCCGAGAGGTGTGCGGGTCCTCGAGGAATCGCGAATCGTGCTCGAGCGCATGTGGAGCGGGGTCGACGTTTCCGCGCATCCGGAGAGGCATTGA
- a CDS encoding M28 family metallopeptidase: protein MIRLSLLGLFLTSVACQPSTPAPAERFSQDRLMEHIRTLSSDEFGGRSPGSAGEEKTVAYLTDAFRSLGLAAGNPDGTYVQKVPLVGITNTSQVSLVQNGEEEELAGGESYVAWTKRVVEEVAVEAELVYVGYGVVAPEYDWDDYKAIDVKGKILVMLVNDPPVEGLFGDEAMTYYGRWTYKYEVAAEKGAAGAFIVHETGPAGYPWEVVRGSWLGEQFDLETEDRNAGRVAVEGWFSRSMAQSLFERAGLDLTEQKQAAADRAFQPLPLGVSLHASIKNQLRNVDSKNVVARLVGAEVPEETILYVAHWDHLGTQEVDNEDNIFNGAYDNATGTAGLIELARAFAALEPTPRRSVVFLAVTAEEQGLLGSRFYARHPLYSPSDTVAAINMDGLNIWGRTTDVTVVGMGQSSLDELAHELAAAQGRVLEPDAEPEKGYYYRSDHFELAKIGIPAFYPDVGVHFEGKPEGWGKQRRENYVAEDYHKPSDEVKDWYDLSGMVQDLELFFAMGERLATSDRWPEWSETSEFRAAREASRP, encoded by the coding sequence ATGATACGTCTGTCGCTTCTCGGACTGTTCTTGACGTCCGTGGCATGCCAGCCGTCGACCCCGGCGCCCGCCGAGCGTTTCTCCCAGGATCGACTGATGGAGCATATCCGGACGCTTTCGTCGGACGAGTTCGGGGGCCGCAGTCCAGGCTCGGCGGGGGAGGAGAAGACGGTCGCCTATCTTACCGATGCGTTTCGAAGCCTCGGACTCGCAGCGGGAAACCCGGACGGTACCTACGTGCAGAAGGTGCCTCTGGTTGGCATCACGAACACGAGCCAGGTCTCGCTCGTTCAAAACGGTGAGGAAGAGGAGCTCGCGGGCGGGGAATCCTACGTTGCCTGGACCAAGCGGGTCGTCGAGGAGGTTGCGGTCGAAGCCGAGCTCGTCTACGTCGGCTACGGAGTCGTCGCGCCGGAATACGACTGGGACGATTACAAGGCCATCGACGTGAAAGGCAAGATCCTCGTCATGCTCGTGAACGACCCGCCCGTCGAGGGCTTGTTCGGAGACGAAGCCATGACGTATTACGGAAGGTGGACATACAAGTACGAGGTCGCGGCTGAAAAAGGTGCCGCAGGAGCTTTCATCGTCCACGAGACCGGCCCGGCGGGCTATCCCTGGGAGGTCGTTCGCGGAAGTTGGTTGGGCGAGCAGTTCGATCTGGAGACCGAGGATCGCAACGCCGGGCGCGTCGCGGTCGAGGGATGGTTCTCTCGAAGCATGGCTCAATCGCTCTTCGAGCGCGCAGGCCTCGATCTCACGGAACAGAAGCAAGCCGCCGCGGATCGCGCCTTTCAGCCTTTGCCCCTCGGCGTTAGCTTGCACGCCTCGATCAAGAACCAGCTTCGGAACGTCGATTCCAAGAACGTGGTGGCACGACTCGTTGGGGCCGAGGTTCCCGAAGAGACGATTCTCTACGTGGCTCACTGGGATCACCTGGGAACTCAGGAGGTCGATAACGAAGACAACATCTTCAACGGCGCCTATGATAATGCGACGGGAACGGCCGGCCTTATCGAGCTCGCGCGTGCTTTCGCGGCGCTCGAGCCGACGCCCCGACGGTCGGTCGTCTTCCTTGCCGTGACCGCCGAGGAGCAAGGGCTCCTGGGCTCGCGTTTCTACGCCCGACATCCGCTCTACTCACCGTCCGACACGGTGGCCGCCATCAATATGGACGGACTCAACATATGGGGCAGGACGACGGATGTGACGGTTGTCGGAATGGGCCAGTCGTCCCTCGACGAGCTCGCCCACGAGCTCGCTGCGGCTCAGGGTCGGGTGCTCGAGCCCGATGCCGAGCCGGAGAAGGGCTATTACTATCGCTCCGATCACTTCGAGCTCGCGAAAATCGGGATCCCCGCTTTTTATCCCGACGTGGGCGTCCACTTCGAGGGGAAGCCCGAAGGCTGGGGCAAGCAGCGCCGCGAGAACTACGTCGCGGAGGATTACCACAAGCCGTCCGACGAAGTGAAAGATTGGTACGACCTTTCGGGCATGGTGCAGGACCTCGAGCTCTTTTTCGCCATGGGAGAACGGCTCGCGACGAGCGACAGGTGGCCCGAGTGGAGCGAGACGAGCGAGTTCCGGGCCGCGCGGGAGGCATCTCGACCCTGA